The following proteins come from a genomic window of Panicum hallii strain FIL2 chromosome 8, PHallii_v3.1, whole genome shotgun sequence:
- the LOC112903320 gene encoding uncharacterized protein LOC112903320: protein MSDIWSVVRWWEDWQLRILVLGSLGLQWFLLLAAPMRKYTIPRIFRTCIWLAYISSDALAIYSLATLFNRHARAMPAGSGAACPRGIPDGSKQQQSSSMLLEVLWAPILLIHLGGQEELTGYEIEDNELWTRHTVTLVSQVAVAVYAFCKSWPSASDWKLLAAAVLLFVIGVASFSEKPLALNRAKIKRLAAVSAWVQGTKKPSRWRERLNQFFLFEESNCFAAGMQQSLSAAGGEEGSSFADLLRRFSSCGTEGRKNQKKPAVALSEPDKVLMVLSDMSLLAAAKDLVARGKAARVEEVLPPLPVAEKALPRWLRSAFAFIYTRASVVVTPLYLVYHLLVVPALHIAALTLFATSDKGPYKRADVKITYIILCLTAALDVFAVFIRQLLYRLMAMTAVPALCETVPGFNLIDAALRESEKGFGWMYRCARFMGYSCWEECPLVGRHQLRELYRKVAQTVIADLVDARDRDLASYRIFDSTQDTKKPTSNWALSKELQDCCHDVTRSSLSVSFDRSVLLWHIATDLCFRCIDDEEQQEEKDEGELEGGGEGEGEEGEFEGGGGELEEVEEHQLLPPHQQRQGGGGGGGGEEELEEVEQEPPPKQQEGEREKRGGGELEEGQKEPPPPQQQRRRDRALRLHIECTRAISDYMAHLLNSNPEMLLTGSRHHLISEAMHEVKSSFLSEDSKFIQKEELKKLIIADPKLKPDYVGDDDTKVFHIIEARKLAKELLEMPDPTRWNLMYRVWLGMLCYSASMCRGYLHAKSLGEGGEFLSFVWLVLSLKGAKSLADKLQMPPET, encoded by the coding sequence atgtCTGACATCTGGAGCGTTGTGCGATGGTGGGAGGATTGGCAGCTGCGCATCCTCGTCCTGGGCAGCCTCGGCCTGCAGTGGTTCCTCCTGCTGGCCGCCCCCATGCGCAAGTACACCATCCCGCGCATCTTCCGGACGTGCATCTGGCTGGCCTACATCTCCAGCGACGCCCTGGCGATCTACTCCCTCGCCACGCTCTTCAACCGCCACGCCAGGGCGATGCCCGCCGGCAGCGGCGCAGCCTGCCCCCGCGGCATTCCCGACGGCAGCAAGCAGCAGCAGTCGAGCAGCATGCTGCTGGAGGTCCTGTGGGCCCCCATCCTCCTCATCCACCTCGGCGGGCAGGAGGAGCTGACCGGCTACGAGATCGAGGACAACGAGCTGTGGACGCGCCACACCGTGACCCTGGTCTCCcaggtcgccgtcgccgtctaCGCCTTCTGCAAGTCGTGGCCCAGCGCCAGCGACTGGAAGCTGCTCGCGGCCGCGGTGCTCCTCTTCGTCATCGGGGTCGCCAGCTTCAGCGAGAAGCCGCTCGCCCTCAACCGGGCCAAGATCAAGAGGCTGGCGGCCGTGTCGGCCTGGGTGCAAGGGACCAAGAAGCCGTCCAGGTGGAGGGAGCGCCTGAACCAGTTCTTCCTGTTCGAGGAGAGCAACTGCTTCGCGGCCGGGATGCAGCAAAGCCTCTCAGCAGCAGGTGGGGAGGAGGGCAGCAGCTTCGCCGACCTGCTGCGGAGGTTCTCATCCTGTGGGACGGAGGGCAGGAAGAATCAGAAGAAACCGGCGGTCGCCCTGTCTGAGCCGGACAAAGTCCTGATGGTCCTTTCAGATATGTCACTGCTAGCTGCTGCCAAGGACCTGGTTGCTCGAGGGAAAGCTGCTAGGGTGGAGGAAGTTCTGCCACCTCTGCCCGTCGCCGAGAAAGCCCTGCCGCGCTGGCTGCGCAGCGCCTTCGCCTTCATCTATACCAGAGCCAGTGTGGTCGTCACTCCCCTATACCTGGTCTACCACCTGCTGGTGGTGCCGGCCCTGCACATCGCTGCCCTAACGCTCTTCGCGACAAGCGACAAGGGCCCGTACAAGCGCGCCGACGTGAAGATAACTTACATCATCCTGTGCCTCACCGCCGCGTTGGATGTCTTCGCGGTGTTCATCCGGCAGCTGCTGTACCGGCTCATGGCCATGACGGCAGTCCCGGCGCTGTGCGAGACGGTGCCCGGCTTCAATCTCATAGACGCGGCGCTCCGGGAGAGCGAGAAGGGCTTCGGGTGGATGTACAGGTGCGCTAGGTTCATGGGCTACAGCTGCTGGGAGGAGTGTCCTCTTGTTGGCAGGCACCAACTTCGTGAACTGTACAGGAAAGTCGCACAGACTGTGATCGCGGATCTAGTGGATGCCCGAGACCGAGACCTTGCCAGCTACAGGATATTTGACTCAACTCAAGATACGAAGAAACCGACCAGCAACTGGGCTCTAAGTAAGGAACTGCAAGACTGTTGTCATGACGTGACAAGAAGCAGCCTGAGCGTCTCATTCGACCGGAGTGTCCTCCTATGGCACATCGCCACCGATCTTTGCTTCCGCTGCATTGATGATGAAGAGCAACAAGAAGAAAAAGATGAAGGAGAACtagaaggaggaggagaaggagaaggagaagaaggagaattcgaaggaggagggggagaaTTAGAAGAAGTAGAAGAACATCAACTACTACCACCACATCAACAAcgacaaggaggaggaggaggaggaggaggagaggaagaattAGAAGAAGTAGAACAAGAACCACCACCCAAACAACAagaaggagaaagagaaaaaaGAGGAGGGGGAGAATTGGAAGAAGGACAAAAGGAACCACCACCACCGCAACAACAGAGAAGAAGAGACCGAGCACTACGGCTTCATATTGAGTGCACACGTGCAATTTCCGACTACATGGCCCACCTGCTCAATTCCAACCCCGAGATGCTGCTGACCGGCAGCAGGCACCATCTGATCTCCGAAGCCATGCATGAAGTCAAATCCTCCTTTTTGTCGGAGGATAGTAAGTTCATCCAAAAGGAGGAATTAAAGAAGCTCATCATAGCTGATCCTAAGCTAAAGCCAGATTATGTAGGGGATGATGACACTAAAGTTTTCCACATCATAGAGGCACGCAAGCTTGCGAAAGAGCTGCTGGAGATGCCAGACCCTACGCGCTGGAATTTGATGTACCGGGTGTGGCTGGGCATGCTCTGTTACTCCGCTAGCATGTGCAGGGGTTACCTCCACGCCAAGAGCTTGGGTGAAGGTGGGGAGTTCCTCTCTTTCGTCTGGCTTGTGCTCTCGCTCAAGGGGGCCAAGAGTTTGGCCGACAAGCTTCAGATGCCGCCGGAGACTTAA
- the LOC112903321 gene encoding thioredoxin-1-like: protein MSKTTDVFGVPKPGYYRIYYIMNDPRDLETALSQADPVVLMFWADWNEPCKVMLKSYRDMARAKKDRAVFCRLDVDKFKDVAGRYRVEALPTFVLMKNREEQRRVVGPKVDELNTTIRNSI, encoded by the exons ATGTCCAAGACAACCGATG TGTTTGGGGTGCCCAAGCCAGGGTACTACAGGATTTATTACATCATGAACGATCCTCGCGACTTAGAAACCGCTCTATCGCAAGCCGACCCG GTGGTGCTGATGTTCTGGGCGGACTGGAACGAGCCGTGCAAGGTCATGCTGAAATCGTACAGGGACATGGCCAGGGCTAAGAAGGACCGGGCCGTGTTCTGCCGGCTGGACGTCGACAAGTTCAAA GACGTTGCGGGGAGGTACAGGGTGGAGGCCCTGCCGACGTTCGTGCTGATGAAGAACCGCGAGGAGCAGCGCCGGGTCGTCGGCCCCAAGGTGGACGAGCTCAACACGACCATCAGGAACAGCATATGA